The following are from one region of the Cyclopterus lumpus isolate fCycLum1 chromosome 21, fCycLum1.pri, whole genome shotgun sequence genome:
- the LOC117750625 gene encoding olfactory receptor 1500-like produces the protein MMNNSTHVRFFFLSGLNGTMNYRVALFSLTLLCYCFIVLVNVILVVTIILDKNMHEPMYILLCTFCMNGLYGTTGFYPKILWDMLSPVHVISYSGCLVQAFVMYSFALSDMSILAVMSYDRYVAICRPLEYHSIMSKQRVLFLICFSFLSTFCIIGTNIIITSRLKLCSPYIDKLFCMNWVIVKLACFPADTYVNNIAAYISIIIYVLHGLFIVWSYIYVIKTCVNSLENRAKFMQTCVPHLTSLFTLLVTILFDLFHTRFGSNNLPQTLEHFVAMEFMVLPPIINPLIYGFKLTKVRNRILGGISFKITPLR, from the coding sequence ATGATGAATAACTCTACTCATGTAaggtttttcttcctttcaggTTTGAATGGAACAATGAACTACAGAGtggctctcttctctctcactttacTGTGTTACTGTTTCATTGTGCTGGTAAATGTTATTCTCGTTGTGACCATCATCTTGGATAAGAACATGCATGAACCAATGTATATTCTATTGTGCACTTTCTGCATGAATGGACTTTATGGGACAACAGGTTTCTACCCCAAGATTCTCTGGGATATGCTGTCTCCGGTTCATGTAATCTCTTATTCTGGATGCCTTGTTCAGGCTTTTGTGATGTACTCATTTGCCTTGAGTGATATGTCTATTCTCGCAGTCATGTCATATGACAGATATGTGGCTATATGTCGACCCCTGGAGTATCACTCTATTATGTCAAAGCAGAGAGTGTTATTCTTAATCTGTTTCTCCTTTTTATCAACGTTTTGCATTATAGgcacaaatattattataacatcTAGATTGAAGCTATGCAGCCCATATATTGACAAACTTTTTTGTATGAATTGGGTTATTGTCAAACTTGCTTGTTTTCCAGCCGATACATATGTTAACAACATAGCTGCTTACATTTCAATAATCATTTATGTATTGCATGGTCTTTTCATAGTTTGGTCCTACATATATGTCATCAAAACATGTGTCAATTCTTtagaaaacagagcaaagttCATGCAGACATGTGTGCCACATTTAACTTCCTTGTTCACTCTTCTTGTGACGATactgtttgatttatttcataCGCGATTCGGTTCAAACAATTTGCCTCAAACACTTGAACATTTTGTGGCAATGGAATTTATGGTCCTACCTCCCATTATAAATCCTCTAATTTATGGTTTTAAATTGACCAAAGTTCGGAACAGAATTCTGGGtggtatttcttttaaaattaCGCCACTTAGGTGA